In one window of Helianthus annuus cultivar XRQ/B chromosome 17, HanXRQr2.0-SUNRISE, whole genome shotgun sequence DNA:
- the LOC110922600 gene encoding pectinesterase inhibitor 11 — protein sequence MKTQIPIIIFLLSTTLTTITTTTTTSNPLPPSPSPQPNESNDKDFIRTSCKTTLYPQTCFTSLSGYSVQQDPGRLARAAIGVTLFQASHMAKYVANITRHADYSCSPRAAAAVHDCYSVFRDAVDEIRGSLSEMRRLGGSHEGMRFHLSNVQTWMSAALTNVETCTDGFDDVADDVKTDVCERAVKVKEVTSNALALINSFASSIQTP from the coding sequence atgaaaacccaaATCCCAATCATCATATTCCTCCTATCAACCACCTTAACAAccataaccaccaccaccaccactagcaaccccttaccaccatcaccatcaccacaaCCAAATGAGTCAAATGACAAAGATTTCATCCGTACAAGTTGCAAAACAACCTTGTACCCACAAACATGTTTCACCTCTCTATCCGGCTACTCCGTACAACAAGACCCGGGTCGGCTGGCTCGAGCCGCAATCGGCGTGACACTCTTCCAAGCCAGCCACATGGCTAAATACGTAGCCAACATAACGCGCCACGCTGACTACAGCTGCAGCCCAAGAGCCGCAGCCGCGGTACACGATTGCTACTCCGTGTTCCGCGACGCGGTGGATGAAATCCGGGGGTCGTTAAGCGAAATGAGAAGGCTGGGTGGGTCCCATGAGGGGATGAGGTTCCACCTCAGCAATGTGCAAACGTGGATGAGTGCGGCGTTGACGAATGTGGAGACGTGTACGGATGGGTTTGATGATGTGGCGGATGATGTGAAGACAGATGTTTGTGAACGCGCGGTGAAGGTGAAGGAAGTGACTAGTAATGCGTTGGCGTTAATTAATAGTTTTGCGAGTTCGATTCAAACCCCGTGA